TACATTTTTACTCTCACCAGGTTCTAAATTAATCTTACAAAACTTTTTTAATTCTTTTACCGGCCGTTCCGGAAATGATTTCCGACTGTTTATATACAGTTGAATGATTTCACTCCCGTAGGTATCACTTGAGTTTTTCACATAGAAAGAAACCTCTATTTTACTTTCTTCATGAAGAGTGTTGGAAGATAAAGAGATATTCTCATAAGCAAAAGAAGAGTAACTTAGTCCATGACCAAAGGGAAAAAGAACATCTTTATCAAATTTGTCATACCATCTGTACCCCACATAGAATCTCTCACCGTAATATACTTTATCATTTGTTCCCGGAAAATTTATAAATGAGGGAGTGTCTTCCAATTTCAATGGAAAACTTTCAGATAATTTACCCGAAGGATTAACTTTCCCTGTGAGAATATCTGCGATTGCTCCACCAACAGTTTCACCCAGAAGTCCACCGTATAATAAAGCCCGGCTATCTTTGCTGATCCTCTCCAGTTCTACAGCGCTTCCCGAAAGCACGACTACAGCACAATTTTCTTGAACCGATGAAATAGCTCGTACCAAAGCTTCATGCCCTTTGGGGAGTTTCATATGTTTCCGGTCACGGCCTTCTGTTTCGTAGGATTCAGGTAGACCAATAAATATTACAGCCAGATCACTTTCTGAAGCCAGTGATGCAGCCATATCCAGCTTTTCCCGGCTTGTGTTTCCATCAACATCATAACCTGAAGCATAGTCAACTTTAGCCCAGGAACAGCTTCGTGTAATTTCTTCTAAAGGAGTCTCTACGGCAAAACTGTTAACGTGAGAACTACCTCCTCCCTGGTGACGGGGGTGCTGAGCCATATATCCGGCAACTGTAATTTTTTTATACTTTTCAGTAATCGGCAGCAAACGGTCATTTTTTAAAAGAACAACACAATCAGCAGCTATCTGCCGGGCAATATTGTGATGTTCCTCCCTGTCGAATTCCTTTTTGGCTGATTGATTTACATGACATTTTTCAGTCAGTGAGAACAGCCTGGATACAGACTTATCTACTATTTTCTCACTGAGAAACCCATCTTCCACCTGATTGATAACTTCTGTATCAAAAGCGTAACATGGACCGGGCATCTGAAGATCTACACCGGCAGTCAGAGATAAGACTTTATCATTAACAGCTGCCCAGTCGGAAATGACAACTCCATCAAAGCCCCAGGTTTTTCTTAAAATATCATCAAGAAGATATGTATTTTCAGCGACCTGGACTCCGTTAAGACGATTGTAGGAACACATGATACTCCAAGGCTTAGCATTCTCAACTATGATTTTAAAAGGGAGGAGGTAAATTTCATGAAGTGTTTGTTCATCGACTTCGGCACTGATTGTGAATCTCTCTGTCTCCTGATTATTACAGGCAAAATGTTTTACACAGGCTCCGATCCCCTCCCTTTGAAGCCCATTGATATAAGCTGCTCCCAGATAACCGGCAAGGACAGGATCTTCAGAAAAATATTCAAAATTCCGACCACAGAGAGGTGATCGTTTAATATTGACTCCCGGACCGAGTAGTATATCAATAGAGGCCTCGCGGCATTCAGCCGCAAGAGTTTTGCCAAGTAATTCAAGAAGACTCCGGTCCCAACTCGAAGCCAGAGAACATGCTGCAGGATAGCAGATTGACTTGTGTGCAACTGTATCGGTTGGAGTATCCATTTCCTTTTCTATTCGCAGGCCATGAGGTCCATCGGCCATAAATACAGACTCAATACCCAATTCGGGATATTCATTTGTCTGCCACCTGTTTTTTCCCGAAGTGTACTTTACTTTGTCTTTAATATTCATCTGCCCTGTTTTATTTTCCATTTGCAAATTATCCCTTATATCAATTAATAGCTATATTATCCTGTCTGATCGGGTAAAGACCTTTATCCGGGCTCCATGCAAAACCTTCAAAAACTGTTTCATTACCCCATTGCTCAAAATAGAGTTCATCCCAATTGATTTCATCTGTACATAATGCACTTGGAACCATTGGAATAAGAGATCCGGATTTTACAAATAAAGGCATATTCAGTTTTCCACCTTTTGCTTTAATCCATTGTCCACCCTGATATGATTTACCGCTTTGAAAATCTATCCAGACACCTTGGGGAAGATAGACTTCTCTCTCATATTCATCCGCTTGAAAGAGAGGCGCTGCCATAAAAGAGGAGCCGCAAAGAAACTGATTTTCAATGAACCAGCCAGTTCTATCTTCCGGGAATTCAAAAAATAAAGTACGGATAAATGGATACCCTTTTAGAGATGATAGGGCTGATTGAGCCAATATGTATGGTAAAAGACGATATCGCAGGGAAACAGTTTCACGGAAAAAATCATTAAAATCAGACGAATAAGCCCAGGGTTCTTTTGGTGGAGCCCCATGACAACGGCTATGGCTTGAAAAAATCCCGAAGGGAAGCCACCGTCTATAGAGCTCTTCAGGGCTTTTTTTGACAAACCCTCCAATATCATGACTCCAGAATGAAAATCCGCTTAATCCCAGAGATAGACCTGCTCTCAATGATGCGGCCATGGCGGAATCACTGTTTTCAGCATCTCCGCCCCAGTGAACTGGATATCTCTGGCTGCCTGCCCATGCACTGCGTCCCCAGATGATTCCTTCAGCTCTGGTATTTTCTGTAATTTCAAAAACAGCCTTATTATACAGAAGGGGATACCGGTTGTGCTCCTGCATTCCGCTCAAACCTGATTTATAACAACCATTGAGTGGTGCCGCTTCTCCAAAGTCGGCTTTAATAGCGGAAACTCCTTGTTTCAGTAGTTTCTGAAGTAGTTTTTGATACCATTGAACAGCTTCAGGATTAGTAAAATCAATGATGGCATCTCCTGAAGGCAAGCCTTTTTTTCTATTAAAAATAACAAATCCCGAATTTATTGCATCCTTAAATAGAGGATTATTGGGAGTGAAATAAGGAAGCTGCCAGAGACTGACTCTGAAGCCGGACTGATTCAGATCGGCAATCATTTTTTCCGGATCATCAAATCGATTTTCTGAAAAATGATAATCACAATTCCACTCTTTCTCAAACCAGCCGGTATCAATATGTATCACATCACAGGGGATTTTCTCTTCCCTGAGTTTCTCAGCGACCTCACGGACTTCCTTTTCCGAGGAATAGGTAATTCTACTCATCCATAATCCGAAAGACCACAGCGGAGGCAGAGGAGAGCGCCCTGTCAGTGTCGTATACTCCTCAAGAATATCTTTTGGTGTTCCGGCAAAAAGGAAAAGATCCAGCTCGTTATCTGAGTTATATAAACCCAGAGTTCCATCATTGGATGCACCGAAATCAAAAACAACCGGCGATGTGGTATGCATAAACGCTCCCCAGCCATTACTGCTCTGAAAAAATGGGACCGGTTTGTAATAGGCATTCCGTTGACAGCCATTGGCATCTTCGCACCATAGCACACATTTTTGACCCCTCTTGTTGAGCCTGGTAAAGGATTCTCCGGTACCGAAAAAGGCTTCATCAGGATTAATGGAAAATGCGGCACATCCCGTTCTGCTCCAATCTTCTGTATTCTCTACAATGCTGAATAACGGGGTATCAGAGTTCCTCAGACTATTTTGAGTATGAGTATGAATGCTGGAAGTCAGCAATTTCCCTTTCTCGTCAAATAAATATATTCTGAAAGGATTCCGGTCAATTTTCAGAGTTATCTTCTCTGTACTGAATACAATTGAATCTTCATTTTCCTCAGTCTTAACATCTCTAAATATATTTCCCCTGAAATCATTATCATAAGGAGGGACCAACATACCAAGGTCCTCATTATTTGTCTCAAGCCCTTCTACCAATCTTATACGGAGCCTCAATGTCCTGGCAGAGGTAAAATCAACACTAAGCAGTAAATGAGGTTCTTCTTCATAGTCAGGAGGGAAACTCCAGGACTGAGAAGGTTCAAACACAGAACCGGCCTGATTGAAGGCAAATCGGATCTTTCTGACATTTCTTTTCCATTTCAAGATTCCGCTGTTGTTCAGGGGGTTCCAGCTTACTAATTCATCAGCCAGAAAGTATGTAGCATTATCACTCAGGAAATTGTTACTTATATCGATAGATTCATTCAAAATAGACATATTAATTATTCCTTTACTGATCCAAGAGTCATTCCGGATATAAAATACCTTTGTAGATAGGGGTATATAAGTAAAATGGGCACCATAGAAATAAAGACCTGGGCTGCTTTAAAGTTTTTATCTGAAAGATATTTCAGGTTCTCCACATCATCAAAGGTCAAATTTCCAGAAAGTGCTGAGGGTAATAAGATCTGCCGCAGATAAGTCTGAAGTGGCCATTTGGTACTGTCATTTATATAGATTAATCCCGAAAACCACTCATTCCAATGTCCGATTATGGAAAACAGAGCCAAAGTTGCAATTGATGCTTTAGAAATCGGAAGGTAAATCTTCCATAAAACAGTAAGATGGCCTGCACCTTCAATCTGAGCGGCTTCCGTAAGGCTTTTGGGAATACCGCGGAAAAAGTTCATTAGAATAATTATGCTGAACATGGGAACTGCTGTAGGAAGAATCAATGACCAGAAAGAATCAATAAGACCAAGATTCCGCACCTGCAGATAAGTGGGAATCAAGCCCCCGGAAAAAAGCATTGGAATGAAAACCAGCCAGGCAAAAAAGTTTCGTCCTTTCATCTCCCTGTTTTCCTTGGCAAGAGGATAGGCGGTCAGGCAGATAAAGAATAAATTAACAAACAGTCCGGCAAAAACCCTCAGCCCGGCTATTCCGAAACTCTTCAAAAACAATGGAGTATTTAAAACCTTCGAATACGCTCGAACGTGAAATCCCACGGGTAGAAATCTCACCATATTTGCAGCAGATGCCGACTTATTACTGAATGACACTGCCAGAATATGAATTATTGGCAATATGCAGCTCAGCGCCAGAAGCGCTAGAAAAAGATAGTTTAATATATCGAAAATTATTGATGAAACAGCTTTGCTTTTTATCATCATAATCAGGCTCCTTAAATGGTATTAAAAAATACGGTAATTGGCAAATTTATAAGCCAGCCGATATGAAATGGAAATCAATAAAAATGAAACAACTGATTTGGCCAGGCCCACAGCTGTAGAAAGGCTGAACTGTGCGTTCACAAGACCCATTCGGTAAACAAAAGTGTCAATTATATCGCCGCTTTCATAGACAACTTCGTTATACAGAACAAAGATCTGCTCGAAACCGGCATTGAGCACATTGCCCAGGCTGAGTGTGGCAAGCAGAACAATTGTAGAAGCGATGCTGGGTATGGTAATGTAAAATATCTGTTGAATTCTGTTGGCCCCGTCAATAGAGGAGGACTCATACAGGTTCGGATTTATGTTTGAAATGGCCGCCAGATAGATAATGGCTCCCCAACCAAAACTTTTCCAGACTTCAAGTGTGATCATAGTTTCTCGGAATAGGCTATTATCAGCTAAAAAAAAGATCGGTTCCTTTAATCCAATCCATAGAAGAAACTGATTGATAAGTCCATCGAGAGATAGAATATCTACAAATATCCCCCCGATAATGACCCATGAGAAAAAATAGGGTAGATATACTGCAGTTTGAATTATTTTCTTATATTTCTTCTTATGGATTTCATTGAGCATAAGAGCAAAAAAAATAGAAAACATTGTTGTGCTTATAATTTTCCCGACAGCAATTACTATGGTACTAATACTTATCTGAATAAAATCAGGCATATCAAGAAGATAGCGGTACCATTTTAATCCGACCCATGGAGATCCTGTGAATCCATGTACAGGCATATAATCCTGAAAGGATATTATTATCCCGTACATAGGAATATAGTTAAATAAAATGAGCATGATAACAGCCGGCAATATCATAAGATAAAGAGGGCTGTTCCTATGGAAAACTCCTTTCTTAAAAAGTTCGCCAGCTGAAAGAGAATTCTGTTTTTTCATGGAAAATAAACTCCTAAAGAACACAACAGGGAGATCGGGAGATCTCCCTGTGATAAACTACTCAACTGTAAAATGAATTATTTACTATTATTCCATTCATTGACTTCAGTAGTTATCTGACTGCCTCCGGCCTTATTCCACTCTTCGATAAATGTATCAAAAGAGCTCAGCGGCAGAGCACCAGTAATGATTTTTGTGAAATACTCTTCTTCAATCTTGTCAAGATACGCTCTCTTATCAATCATCGTGTCTGTAGGCACAGTCGTAAACTCATTGAAGATAATGATATCGGAGTTTTTGATAAAATCGTAGTTTTCAACATTCTTTACATGGGCATTCATTTTATTGGAAGGCGTTGAAAAATACTTTTCATAGTCGATGTAATCAGGCTTGCTCAAAGATTCCAGGTTATCATTTCTATAGGCTTCACCTGTCACGACATATCTTGAAAATAGATCAAATGGTCCTTCATTGTATTTAAAACCAAATGAGAGATGTACAGGGTTTTCGACAAAGGTATTCCAGAATTTATCGGGTCCTTCAATTTTGTAGTTCCATTTTTGATCTTTGGGATCGGCATCGGGGTTAACAGGAGAAGTCCATTCTTCATAGCCATACTTGAAATCATATCCCAGCGCTGCCATCTGCTCTCTAAGTTCTTTATTATATCTGAAATGGGAATCCAGTTCCTCATTAAGCAGATATATCAGAGCCTCAGGGTTTTTACAGGAGCTGCTTATAGCTCTACCGGAGTTGAAATATCCATTGCTTATATCATGCATGATACTCTGCTGCCCATCAGGTCCTATCAAAGGAAGTAGGGGAGTCATCTCTGCAGTGGGAACATTGGTCCACATGTCCGGGAAAGGCCATAAGACATACCACCAGTTGCCGTATACAGAAAGACCATTACCCGCAAGCAGGGGTTCCCTGTTTTTAGTATCGTCTTTAATAAAATACTCTTTGTCAAAATATCCGAGTTGATACCATCGGCTTAAAGTTTCAAGAGCATTTTTCATTTCAGGCTGGATACTTCCGTAAGCGAGATTTCCCGCTGAATCTTTTATCCATTTATACTGGAATGCTCCATAAGCTTCCATAATAGGAATCATTCCATTGGAATCTCCCGCATTGCTTATAAAACCCACGCCGTCAGGATATGTATTCTTATATTTCTCCAATACGGTTTCAAATTCAGCTATAGTCTCAGGAGCATCCAGATTCATCTCATCAAGAATATCCTGTCTCATCCATAAAGTTTTCCAGTTTGCAGCAAAAATATCTGATGCTTCGGGAAAAGCATAAATTTTTCCGTCTACTGTAAACAGGGAAAAGAAATTATCATCCAAAGCATCCTGATACATTTTAATCATTGCTTTTGTCAAAGGAGAACCGTATTCTTCTATTAAATCATCTAATGGAAGAAGTATTCCAGAATTAACCATTCTTGAAAAAAGATCTCCAGCTTCAATACTTACAATATCAGGCAAATCATTACTTGCCATTGCCAGTGTAAGTTTTTGCCTTTCTGTATCTGCATCCGGAGCCAGCCATTTCAACTCATAATTAATTCCCAAAGTTTCACTAGCCCACTTCGTATAGGGATTGTTGATAAAGTCAACTTCCGAACGGGCTATTCTATTACCAGTCAGTGTTATTGCAGGTTCATATTTATACAGGTACCCTTCACCGACTCTTTCATCGATCTTGTTCTGTTCTGATTCCTGAGACCCACCAGCACTTAATGCGAAAGAGATGATCATCAGAAAACTAAACAAAAATGTTACTTTTTTCATATACAGTTCCTCCTAAGAAATATCTGTTATAAGAGTAATCTGGAGATTCCCATAAGAAAATGCTCATAATCGATATAACATGCTCTCATCCCAGAAAATGACAAATCCCTTTAAGAATTGTGTATCTGATAGTTTTTCGGACTGATACCCTTAATCTTTTTAAACATTCTACTAAAATGATACGGACTACTGTATCCGACCTTGTATGCTATATCATATATGCGGGCTGATGGATCTTTAAGCATCTGTGCAGCGAATTCAATCCTCCGCTGGATTATATAACTTTGCAGGTTTACATTATCAGAATCACGGAATAAATGAGATAAATAATCGGGATGTATTTGAAGATGATCGGCAATATCCTGGATCGAATAATTTTCATTTAAATGTGTTTCAATATATTTTTTTGCCTTTATTACCATTTTATGAGGTAGAACACTTTTCCGCTCCCACGCGCCAGACAGAATAATCTTCTCAGAAGTTTCAGATCGGGGTAATGCTGCTTTTTCCATAATCCTGATATAGAAATCTCCGGATTCTTTGAAAGCATGAATTGGTGTAAAAATAGAAATTTCTGAATTGTCATTTTCATTTCCGGGAAATAGTAAATCACATATTTTTTCAAGGCTTTTCAATACATCATCAGCCAGCAGCTTATTGGGAAATAAAGCAACAAGCATTGATGTGTTATCGACTGGTAGATTCAGATATAACATATGATATTCTTCTTCATATGTTTTCAGTACATTAGACATTATCCACTGAAGGTCAGGCAGATTGCTATATTTGCAACTTATGTAGACTTGGAACATAAAAATATCTTCGTTCAAATATGAAATAATTGTTTTGAGAATCTCCCATTGATTCTGATTTATTTCCTCATCATTGATAATATAATTTTTCAAAAGATTTCTCTGGATCATCGGCAATAGCAACTCCAGTTTCTGCTCAGCATTCTGAATGAGCTCTATTCGCTGAATCTGCCGATCCTGATCGATGATTGCCTCTTGAACTGATTCCCTTATTTCACTATAAGGACAGGGCTTCGATAAAAACCGGAATACATTGTATTTCATTGCCTCTTGAGCATAACTGAATAAATCATACCCCGAAAGAATTATCAGACGGCAGAGAGGCAGCTTCTCCTTAACAATTTTTGCCAGAGACAGTCCATCAAGCAGGGGCATTCTAATATCAGAGACTATGATATCAATTCTCTGCTTTTGCAGAATTAGATAAGCTTCTTCTCCATTATACGCTTCAATAACTTCAGTAATCCCTAATGATGGCCAGTCAATTTCCTCAGAAAGGCCCTGTATAACTGTAGGTTCATCATCAATCAGCATTATAGTCTTCATAGTAAAATATCCTTTTGATTTTCCAGTTTTTCAGGAAACGTAACAGAGACTGTAATACCCCGCATATCATTGACTTCGAGCCTGATAGATGAACTGCTACCGTAGCGAAACAATAATCTCTGTAATGGATTCTTCAGGCCGCAGCCTTCAAGGAGCTCTGGATTATTACTTAGTTTCATATTCAGTTCATCCATTTTTACAGGATCCATTCCTGCTCCCGAATCGGCTATTGTGATCACTATATTCTTTTCAACTTTCTTTGCTGTAATCGAGACAATCATGGAATCAGATGAATTATCAAGTCCGTATACTATTGAATTCTCGACTATTGGCTGAAGCAGCAATCTGGGTACCGGAAGATGCATTAGCTGTTCATCGATGTTCTCTTCATATCTGAAACGATCGGGATGCCGCAGAGAAAAGAGTTTGATATAATTGTGAAGGTTTTCCAATTCCAATTTCAATGGAACAAGTGAGTCTTTGGGCTTGGTCACACTTTTAAAATATTTACTCAAGGATATGGCCATTTCAGCGGCTTTCTCATTTTCCCCTGCTATGCTTACCTGGTAGATAAAATACAGGTTATTGTATAAAAAATGAGGATTGATCTGCGCCTGTAAAAAACGCAATTCAGCTTCCTGGGAACGGAGACTCTCAAGTCTGACTTCATTCATAAGAAGGTTTATACGGGCAGCCATGGAATTAAACTTGTTTAAGATATAATCCAGCTCATTGATATGATGCCCCTGAATCACGACTTCAAAATTTCCCGATTCGACAGAAGACATCCCTGTATACAAATTTTGAAGGGGGTTTGTAATCCAGCGATAGAGTAGGAGGAATATTGAAGTAAACAGAATCATTGCCAGAGTAAAAAGAATAACGAGCAATCTATTATTTTTTTTGACAGGCATCATAATTGAATCATCTGGAAAAACTAAGCCCAGTGACAATCCCTCAGTCAATGGAGTGTACATAATTCTTAACTTCTTATTTTTCAGTAAAAGAAGTCCTTCCTGATTGATCTTTATTTCTTCCTGGGAAATCAAATATTTATAAGAGGTATCGCGGCTGAATATCGTCCGCCCCTCTTTATCAAGTATAAACGCAATACCTTTGTTTCTAATATTGAGAGCTTCAAGCTGCTTATGAAGGGCATCCCTCCCTATACTGATTAACACGGAAACCTGTCGCTCGGGATATTCTCCATCGTGAACAATAAAATAAGAAAGCCGGTCTCCCATAGCAGAATAGTCAATCATCCAATGACGATTGCGCTTGTAAAGTGGATCCATAAGATCCGGACTCATTGAAATTACATTTTCATGAGAAGAAAGGCCCTTGTTCTTACTTCCTAGAAATAGAGTAAAACGGGCATCCAGTTCATTCAGAGCGGAATAAACCTGCAGGTTCTTGAGAATCTCTCTGTATTCCCACAAATCTTCCGGACCCTGATTGGTTGAATTATAGTTCATGTCATAACACAGTGATCCTGCAAATCTATTCAAATTATCCAGTTGGATCTCCAGTACACTGGCCATTTTGTTCAATGAATCCTTATGATATTCCTCTGCATCGGAGATAGAGATACGTATAACACCTGTGTATAAAGAAAAAGCTAGAATGGCAAAAAAAACCATTAATATAATAAAGCTGGAAGCAAAAAATATTTTTATAGACATTTCGATAGAACCCTATCTAACTAGTTGGATTACTGAATTCAATAAATGATAATTCAAATATCAATTGACATATTATCCTCAACCCACAGTTCGTCCAGTCGCAGGATTATTTTCAGCTTAATTAGTTTACTCTCATATTCAATAGGCGTCATTCTTTTTAATATTTCCTCTTTTATTAATAATCCCTGGCAATAGAGGAGTAATAGAAATAGTATATAATTAAGTCAAATTGGAGTTAATATGAAAAAGTTTTTACCATTGTTTCTTGCAATAGTTCTCAGTTCTTGTTTGAGTACTGGAATTGAAAAAGTTGAGATAGAATTACCAGTAGGGGAATCAACGATAACACTTCCCAGTGGAGCAAAAGGAACAATTCTTATTGCGGACAATCAGGCTGCACCCTTTGTCATTATGTATCATGGATACGCCAGTACTAAAGATGAAGTCGGTAACATGTTTAAAGATGAAGCGGCAAAATTACAGACAATGGGAATAAGTTCTCTACGTATTGGATACCGTGGTTGGGATGGACCTGAATATGATGAGGCCTTTCTTACTGTTCATACGATGATGGACGACAGTCAGGAAGCCCTGGATTATGTTCAGTCTCTTCCCTATGCAGATAACCGTAGAATAGGTCTTTTGGGATTTAGTATGGGTGGTGGAGTTGTACAGTATATTTCAGGAAACAATGCTAAGGAAATCGCTGCTGTGACAACCTGGTCCAGTAGTCTCGGATATTCTACTCTTCTAGAAGCGGATGCTAAAGCCACAGCTATGGCAGAGGGAAAAGTTGAACTTGATCTTGGATGGAGAACAATAACCCACAGCAAAGAATTTGTTGAATCCCTGGATGAATATGACCCTCTGGAAACATCAAAAAAATATAAGAAAGCGTTCTTGATTGTAGATGGAACTGATGATTATCTCCATGCAAATACAGCAATCTTAAGTGAGACTCATTCACAGGCTGAAGTATATGAAGTAAAAGGTGCCGACCACATTTATCACGTTTTATCAGGAGATAATACTCTCTCCAATATGGCGATAGATAAAACAGCAGATTGGTTTAAAGCAAATCTCTATGATGTAAGATAGATCTCCCGGAGTTGATTATCAATAATGGGAGGTTTTTACCTTTTTGGAATACCTGTGAAATCCATGCTATCTACCTTTACAATCATGATCAGATAATAATCCTTCTCCTTTCACCAGTTCATCTCTGCCGGCTTTCCAGCCGAAGACGATCAACAGGACTAGAAAGAGAATCAGTATCTGGATCGAAATAGTCCAGGAACCGGACCTGTCAAAAATAAATCCCAGAAAGAACGGGCCTATGGCAGCCAGCAGGTAACCGGCGGACTGGGCCATACCGGAGAGCTCAGCAGTCTTTCCGGCACTGGGAGTACGTAGGGAGATGAAGGTGATGGCAAGACTGATGCTTCCCCCCATGCCGATCCCGATAAACACTACTGCAGTAATAATCGACAGGGCCGATTCTGAGATTAATAGCAGGATCATTCCCATGAGATATATGAGGGACGAGCTTGTTGTTATCGCTCTTTGATCTTTGAATCTATCTGCGATAATAGGCATGATCAGGGTAGCGGGGAGACCGATAAGCTGAAAAAGAAGAGCCATCATACCTGAGAATTCGACAGTCATTCCTCTGGATGCCACAATGGACGGTAACCAGGCCACAAGACAGTAGAACAGCAGCGATTGGGTCCCCATAAACAGGGTGACCCACCAGGCAAGGGAGGATTTCCATATGGAACTTCTCTCAGTCCTTTTTTGATGAGTTTGATCGGCCTGGAAACCCGCGGGCTTTTTAACTTGAGGTAGCCATATAAAGACAGTTAACAGGGTGAGGATTGTCCATATTGCCAGGGTATGCCTCCAGCCAAAACCGGAACCTATGGCCAGAGGAACGCTTACACCTGCTCCCAGGGCGGCAAATATGCACATGCTGGTTGTGTATACGCTGGTCACAATCCCTACATTCTTTGAGAATTTCAACTTAATGATACTGGGGATCAATACATTCCCTATGGCGATCCCCATACCTATAAGTGCAGTCCCCATAAACAGTCCGATAGAATCAGTGTAGGATCTGATAAGTTCTCCTGCCAATATCAGAAAAAGCCCGGTCAACATGGTTAAGCCATATCCGAGACGGGAACTTATCCTTGATACGAGGGGCGAAAACAGGGCAAAGGCAATGAGGGGGAGGGTCGTAATAATCCCAGCCGAACCATTGGAGAGATCAAACTGTTTTTTGATCAGATCGATAATGGGTCCGACGGCTGTGATCGGGGCTCTCAGGTTGAAGGAGATAAAGATGATTCCTATAAGGATGGATAAGTTCATTTTCTTGTTCATATACTCTTTGCCTCTGTTCCTACAAATTTAGCAGTTCAATAATCGTTAATTCCGCTTTTATACAATCCTGTTCCTGAATGGCAGCAAAGAGTTTTCTGTGAAGAAAATCAACCACATCACCCTCCAGTTTCTCAAGCTCCACCTTCTGCCTGATGGTTCTGCCTATATAGGCGGAAATATGCTTGTACAGGTCATAGAAAAGGCTGTTGTGGGAGGCTCGGGCGATTGTCATATGAAATTCGATGTCCGCATCGGTATTCTCTTTGGCGGATAAGCTGATGGCCTCTCTTTTATGGAGAGCCTTTTTCATCTCCGCGAGATCAGAATCAGTTCGCCTCTCTGCTGCCAGTCTTACGATATCCTTTTCGAGGCACAACCTGATTTCATACACCTCATTCATAGCCGATAAACTCAGTCGTTTCAGGATATTGGCTTCAAAGGGGCC
Above is a window of Oceanispirochaeta sp. M1 DNA encoding:
- a CDS encoding FadR/GntR family transcriptional regulator, whose product is MDVTKPIRLSLPKQIADEIEKEIRTGTLLLGSKIPAEPELVKSFGVSRNTIREAIQSLIHAGVLEARQGDGTYVLASGPFEANILKRLSLSAMNEVYEIRLCLEKDIVRLAAERRTDSDLAEMKKALHKREAISLSAKENTDADIEFHMTIARASHNSLFYDLYKHISAYIGRTIRQKVELEKLEGDVVDFLHRKLFAAIQEQDCIKAELTIIELLNL